The Dehalococcoidia bacterium genome includes a window with the following:
- a CDS encoding wax ester/triacylglycerol synthase family O-acyltransferase, which produces MTLLSRRMSAEDAWFLYFEKPDAPLHIGSVAIYEGQIPFEKMYASLDARMHTIPRYRQRAVIPPFYAGHPTWEDDPRFSLHRHLKLITLDPPGTEEQLRDLCSDMFAKSLPRDRPLWDIAMIQGLEGDRTAMLSRVHHCLVDGVSGIELLLAVLDLVPNPEPTPPPEQEWRPKQPPNPLQSWSDAMFEQMETNVRAFTEWQSGLLDPRSQFRQMTEFQRAIEVAIPSVMRRAPSTPWNKPISGNRRSAWTCMQFHEVRGIRSALGGTVNDVMLTILGGALGRYLREHGVNTEGMSIRLMIPVNVRSDSEQGALGNRVSMMLPQIPVGIANPAERLLAVREQMENLKSDKQADAFEQFSRMSRNIPAMFHALAGMGGVPAGNVNLVCTNVPGPLIPLYAVGHRMIAHYPMVPLAGDLGIGAGITSFDKGLYLGIMADPNVVPDVDTIRRYADEEFVLLRTLAQVEPSDLPDVGVSRNGNGNGHTSPSPDPTPTPAIEHAEARA; this is translated from the coding sequence ATGACCCTGCTGTCCCGCCGCATGAGCGCCGAAGACGCGTGGTTTCTCTACTTCGAGAAGCCCGACGCCCCCCTGCACATTGGCTCTGTTGCCATCTACGAAGGCCAGATCCCCTTCGAAAAGATGTACGCCAGCCTCGATGCCCGTATGCACACCATCCCGCGCTACCGCCAGCGCGCTGTCATCCCTCCGTTCTACGCCGGCCACCCGACGTGGGAAGACGACCCCAGGTTCTCGCTCCACCGTCACCTCAAACTCATCACGCTCGACCCGCCGGGTACCGAGGAGCAGCTCCGCGACCTCTGCAGCGATATGTTCGCGAAGTCGCTCCCGCGCGATCGCCCGCTCTGGGACATCGCCATGATCCAGGGCCTCGAAGGCGACCGCACCGCCATGCTCAGCCGCGTCCACCATTGCCTCGTCGATGGCGTCTCCGGCATCGAACTGCTGCTCGCCGTGTTGGACCTCGTGCCCAACCCCGAGCCTACCCCGCCGCCCGAGCAAGAATGGCGCCCGAAGCAGCCGCCGAACCCGCTCCAGTCGTGGAGCGACGCCATGTTCGAGCAGATGGAGACGAATGTCCGCGCCTTCACCGAGTGGCAGAGCGGACTGCTCGACCCGCGCAGCCAGTTCCGTCAGATGACGGAGTTCCAGCGCGCGATCGAGGTCGCCATCCCGTCTGTGATGCGCCGCGCGCCGTCGACGCCGTGGAACAAGCCGATCAGCGGCAATCGACGCTCCGCCTGGACGTGCATGCAGTTTCACGAGGTGCGCGGCATCCGAAGCGCGCTCGGCGGCACCGTGAACGACGTCATGCTGACGATCCTCGGCGGCGCGCTGGGCCGATACTTGCGCGAACACGGCGTCAACACCGAAGGCATGTCGATTCGCCTCATGATCCCCGTCAACGTCCGCTCAGACAGCGAGCAAGGCGCGCTCGGCAACCGCGTGTCGATGATGCTGCCGCAGATCCCCGTGGGCATCGCGAATCCCGCTGAGCGGCTCCTCGCCGTGCGCGAGCAGATGGAAAACCTCAAGTCCGACAAGCAGGCGGATGCCTTCGAGCAGTTCAGCCGCATGTCAAGGAACATCCCCGCCATGTTCCACGCGCTCGCCGGCATGGGCGGCGTGCCCGCGGGCAACGTGAACCTCGTCTGCACGAACGTCCCGGGGCCGCTGATTCCGCTCTACGCCGTCGGCCACCGTATGATCGCCCACTACCCGATGGTGCCGTTGGCCGGCGATCTCGGCATCGGCGCCGGCATCACCAGCTTCGACAAAGGGCTGTACCTCGGCATCATGGCCGATCCGAATGTCGTCCCCGACGTCGACACGATTCGGCGCTACGCCGACGAAGAGTTCGTGCTCTTGCGCACGCTCGCCCAGGTCGAGCCCAGCGACCTTCCCGACGTCGGCGTCAGCCGCAACGGTAACGGCAATGGCCACACATCACCGTCCCCAGACCCTACCCCCACCCCCGCAATCGAACACGCAGAAGCCCGCGCCTGA
- a CDS encoding alpha/beta fold hydrolase, producing the protein MTAPQTASGTENIGDVVRKEVERTIQRSVRGIDVLLGRDEPDVGMTPKDVIYRRGTMRLYHYHPMSDEVYRIPVVLVMSLISKPYILDLTPGVSFVEFLLRSGYDVFMIDWGVPRPEDSKLKLEDYTQDMIPACIERIQEESGEDDVSFIGYCMGGLLSLIYRGLADESPMANLVTIATPVNYERMGLFKQWTDKRWFDVDRVVDQLGNIPPELMYRSFELLRPADRLVAYVRLWDNLWNDQYVKHYRLFNKWTSDQIPFPGECFRQTTKDLMWENKLMKGELKVGGQRVDLKRVTEPVLNTMAQHDHIAPYEATHELTQLVGSEDKEDVVLKGGHVSLVAGMNAVVRLWPKVNEWLSVRSV; encoded by the coding sequence ATGACTGCGCCACAGACCGCATCTGGCACGGAAAACATCGGCGATGTCGTCCGCAAGGAGGTTGAGCGCACGATCCAGCGCTCCGTCCGGGGCATCGACGTGCTGCTGGGGCGCGACGAGCCGGACGTCGGGATGACGCCGAAAGACGTCATCTATCGCCGCGGGACGATGCGGCTCTACCACTATCACCCGATGAGCGACGAGGTGTACCGGATACCCGTCGTGCTGGTGATGTCGTTGATCAGCAAGCCGTACATCCTGGACCTGACGCCGGGCGTAAGCTTCGTCGAGTTTCTGCTGCGCAGCGGCTACGACGTGTTCATGATCGACTGGGGCGTGCCGCGGCCGGAGGACTCGAAGCTCAAGCTCGAAGACTATACGCAGGACATGATCCCGGCGTGCATCGAGCGGATCCAGGAAGAGTCGGGCGAAGACGACGTGTCGTTCATCGGCTATTGCATGGGCGGGTTGTTGTCGCTGATCTATCGCGGGCTCGCCGATGAATCGCCGATGGCGAACCTGGTGACCATCGCGACGCCGGTGAACTACGAGCGCATGGGGCTGTTCAAGCAGTGGACGGACAAGCGCTGGTTCGACGTCGATCGCGTGGTCGATCAGCTTGGAAATATCCCGCCGGAGCTGATGTATCGGTCGTTCGAGCTGTTGCGGCCGGCGGACCGTCTCGTGGCGTACGTGCGGTTGTGGGATAACCTGTGGAACGACCAGTACGTGAAGCACTATCGTCTGTTCAACAAGTGGACGAGCGACCAGATCCCGTTCCCGGGCGAGTGCTTCCGGCAGACGACGAAAGACCTGATGTGGGAGAACAAGCTCATGAAGGGCGAACTGAAGGTCGGCGGTCAGCGCGTCGACCTGAAGCGCGTGACGGAGCCTGTGCTGAACACGATGGCGCAGCACGACCACATCGCCCCGTACGAAGCGACGCACGAACTGACGCAGTTGGTGGGCAGCGAGGACAAGGAGGACGTGGTGTTGAAGGGAGGGCACGTGAGCCTGGTCGCCGGCATGAACGCCGTCGTGAGGCTGTGGCCGAAGGTGAACGAGTGGCTGTCGGTGCGGTCCGTATGA
- a CDS encoding acyl-CoA thioesterase II: protein MTEERSDPGRAQQRLDKLVSLFELDRLDRDMFLGDPGEGERRLFGGLVAAQAVVAAYRTVEQGSMHSVHAYFLRPGRYDVPIRYVVYRIRDGRTFTTRDVVAYQSGEAIFNLSSSFALPEEGITHQQPMPDVPLPEGLPEWEFVRPDRLPEGMRMEQWWRDNPVEMRACDPWGTDWPDGIPRRRVWMRVRGDFPDDEVMHAALLTYASDRGLIATARMPHNIGRTMGASASLDHALWFHYPPRFDDWLLFTSESPAAHNARALILGQMYNTQGVRVASVAQEGLVRQPRE, encoded by the coding sequence ATGACCGAGGAGCGGAGCGATCCCGGTCGAGCGCAACAGCGCCTCGACAAACTCGTCTCACTGTTCGAGTTGGACCGGCTGGACCGCGACATGTTCCTCGGCGATCCGGGTGAGGGCGAGCGGCGGCTGTTCGGCGGGCTGGTCGCGGCGCAGGCCGTCGTAGCCGCGTATCGCACCGTCGAACAAGGGTCGATGCATTCGGTACACGCGTATTTTCTGCGGCCCGGGCGTTACGACGTGCCGATCCGCTACGTCGTGTATCGGATCCGCGACGGGCGCACGTTCACGACGCGCGACGTGGTCGCGTACCAGTCGGGCGAGGCGATCTTCAACCTTTCGAGCAGCTTCGCGCTGCCGGAGGAGGGGATCACGCACCAGCAACCGATGCCCGATGTACCGCTGCCCGAAGGATTGCCGGAATGGGAATTTGTCCGGCCCGACCGTCTGCCCGAAGGCATGCGCATGGAGCAGTGGTGGCGTGACAACCCGGTAGAGATGCGGGCGTGCGATCCGTGGGGCACCGACTGGCCGGACGGCATCCCGCGGCGGCGAGTGTGGATGCGCGTGCGCGGCGACTTTCCGGACGACGAGGTGATGCACGCGGCGCTGTTGACGTACGCGAGCGACCGCGGGCTGATCGCGACGGCGCGCATGCCGCACAACATCGGCCGGACGATGGGCGCGTCGGCGAGCCTCGATCACGCGTTGTGGTTCCACTATCCGCCGCGATTCGACGATTGGTTGCTGTTTACGAGCGAAAGTCCGGCCGCGCACAACGCGCGGGCGCTGATCCTGGGTCAGATGTACAACACGCAGGGCGTGCGGGTGGCATCGGTGGCGCAGGAGGGGTTGGTGCGGCAGCCGCGCGAGTGA
- a CDS encoding helix-turn-helix transcriptional regulator → MAQRKSGEQDKQRVNGDDTENGAPFRLHGDMLTTTLLAFLRNWNAYGYQLAQQLNEAGLPSFDSGTVYRTLRQLERAGMVSSFWDTSESGPARRMYSLTNAGDIFLTSWIDVLGRYQAVFRKTMEGLAPQAGDAATDEKPRTARG, encoded by the coding sequence ATGGCGCAGCGCAAGAGCGGCGAGCAGGACAAGCAGCGCGTGAACGGCGACGACACCGAAAACGGAGCGCCATTCCGGCTCCACGGCGACATGCTGACGACGACGCTGCTGGCGTTCCTGCGTAACTGGAACGCGTACGGCTACCAACTCGCGCAGCAACTCAATGAGGCGGGGCTGCCGTCGTTCGACTCGGGGACCGTCTATCGGACGCTGCGGCAACTGGAGCGGGCGGGAATGGTGTCGTCGTTCTGGGACACGTCGGAGTCGGGTCCGGCGCGGCGGATGTACTCGCTGACGAATGCGGGCGACATCTTTCTGACGAGCTGGATCGACGTGCTCGGGCGCTACCAGGCCGTGTTCCGCAAGACGATGGAAGGGTTAGCACCCCAGGCGGGGGACGCCGCTACGGATGAGAAACCCCGCACGGCGCGCGGATAA
- a CDS encoding plastocyanin/azurin family copper-binding protein → MEYVQTALVRIRADKLGDASGAQGLLTELERHRAVIRRRPGSLRMTMTRSTEEGGDTLLSVETRWRDARALDTYNAIEPNVVSIIRSHGDEIVPDSLQVRRAEALESESEESKRGVLYERFGIALLVPIGIVAFGLAIIYSLSRVYLEIGNEAATAVAALVAILILLVAWYFASNPGAIKLQVPAIALVVAGLLIGGTVYAQVHEGPFYEEHVDEGEEPPDGGPGPGDDFVLTLEDNFFLFDGEENPTIQVGANVDVTMPLENAGGALHNVHVAASGGFDAAFCSTGGEAPCSDPERMPGGSSGTLTFNLPPGTYDFRCDFHTQDMTGTLEVVEGGPTGPSEAPPPGGPPPGGPPPGEGGEQTIELDDNVFVVDGEENPTISIAAGTDVTFTLDNIGGAIHNMHVAASGDFDEGFCTAGGDAPCSDPARINGGSTGTITINLAAGSYDYRCDFHTQDMSGTLEVQ, encoded by the coding sequence ATGGAGTACGTACAGACCGCCCTCGTACGCATCCGGGCGGACAAGCTGGGCGATGCCAGCGGGGCGCAGGGCTTGCTCACCGAGCTGGAGCGGCACCGGGCGGTAATCCGGCGCCGGCCGGGCTCGCTCCGCATGACGATGACGCGCTCGACCGAGGAGGGTGGCGACACGCTCCTGTCCGTGGAGACGCGGTGGCGCGACGCGCGGGCGCTCGACACGTACAACGCGATAGAACCGAACGTCGTGAGCATCATTCGCAGCCACGGCGACGAGATCGTCCCTGACAGCCTGCAGGTGCGCCGCGCGGAGGCGCTCGAGAGCGAGTCCGAAGAGTCCAAGCGCGGCGTCCTGTACGAGCGGTTCGGGATCGCGCTGCTGGTGCCGATCGGCATCGTGGCGTTTGGACTGGCGATCATTTACAGCCTGTCGCGCGTTTACCTGGAGATCGGCAACGAGGCGGCGACGGCGGTCGCTGCGCTGGTGGCGATCTTGATCCTGCTCGTCGCGTGGTACTTCGCGAGCAACCCGGGGGCGATCAAGCTCCAGGTGCCGGCGATCGCGCTGGTCGTCGCGGGGCTGCTGATCGGCGGGACGGTGTACGCGCAGGTACACGAGGGGCCGTTCTACGAGGAGCACGTCGACGAAGGCGAAGAACCGCCGGATGGCGGTCCCGGCCCGGGCGACGACTTCGTGCTGACGCTCGAGGATAACTTCTTTCTGTTCGACGGCGAAGAGAATCCGACGATCCAGGTCGGCGCAAACGTGGACGTGACGATGCCGCTCGAAAACGCCGGGGGCGCACTGCACAACGTCCATGTCGCCGCGAGCGGTGGATTCGATGCGGCATTCTGTTCGACCGGGGGGGAAGCGCCGTGCTCGGACCCCGAGCGCATGCCGGGCGGATCGTCGGGGACGCTGACGTTCAACCTGCCCCCGGGCACGTATGACTTTCGGTGCGACTTCCACACGCAAGACATGACGGGCACGCTCGAGGTCGTCGAAGGCGGGCCGACGGGGCCGTCGGAGGCGCCGCCGCCAGGTGGCCCGCCGCCCGGAGGACCGCCACCCGGCGAGGGCGGAGAGCAGACGATCGAACTTGATGACAACGTGTTCGTCGTCGACGGCGAGGAGAATCCGACGATCTCGATCGCGGCGGGCACGGACGTGACGTTCACGCTCGACAACATCGGCGGCGCGATCCACAACATGCACGTCGCGGCGAGCGGCGACTTTGACGAGGGGTTCTGCACTGCGGGCGGCGATGCGCCGTGCTCCGACCCCGCTCGCATCAATGGCGGCAGTACCGGCACGATCACGATCAACTTAGCTGCCGGGAGTTACGACTATAGATGCGACTTCCATACGCAGGACATGAGCGGGACGCTCGAAGTACAGTGA
- a CDS encoding GNAT family N-acetyltransferase has translation MTTDVQPIGYRKMYPREARLGGGKSLQLRLLGPEHREELIAFAQGLPRQDVLFLRIDITDPRNIDEWLKNVEAGRTVTVLAYDGENIAGYASLHHNEVLWTRHVGEIRTIVGEGYRGIRLGARLVEEIFGIAKEIGLKKITAQMTSDQRGARATFERIGFRPEALLADHVIDNEGRTHDMLIMAYEIDGFND, from the coding sequence ATGACGACGGATGTGCAGCCCATCGGCTATCGAAAGATGTATCCACGCGAGGCGCGGCTCGGCGGCGGCAAGAGCCTGCAGTTGCGGCTCCTGGGACCGGAGCATCGAGAGGAGCTGATCGCGTTTGCGCAGGGGCTGCCGCGGCAGGATGTGCTCTTCCTGCGCATCGACATAACGGATCCGCGGAATATCGACGAGTGGTTGAAGAACGTCGAGGCGGGGCGCACGGTGACGGTGCTGGCGTACGACGGCGAGAACATCGCGGGGTACGCGAGCCTGCATCACAACGAAGTGCTGTGGACGCGGCACGTCGGTGAGATCCGGACGATCGTCGGCGAGGGTTATCGCGGCATCCGGTTGGGCGCGCGGCTCGTCGAGGAGATCTTCGGCATTGCGAAGGAGATCGGGCTGAAGAAGATCACGGCGCAGATGACGTCGGACCAGCGGGGGGCGCGGGCGACGTTCGAGCGCATCGGGTTCCGGCCGGAGGCGCTGCTGGCGGATCACGTGATCGACAACGAGGGGCGGACGCATGACATGCTGATCATGGCGTACGAGATCGACGGGTTTAACGACTGA
- a CDS encoding GNAT family N-acetyltransferase, with protein sequence MSAHRATNGASERSLQLPRQSRLSDGTDIMLRMLDRSQIESFLNFTQSLSEHDLLFLRTDITNPGIIADWLDNIDAGRINTIVAEREGRIYGYGSLHLSTAPWSQHVGELRVLISDEMRGKGLGRALTEAIFAQALDAGIEKMVAQMTIDQKGAISTFEQLGFKPEALLRDHVKDRVGEKHDLLVYSHDVASFQSQMDAYGVSEVAGGG encoded by the coding sequence ATGAGCGCGCATCGAGCGACGAACGGCGCCAGCGAGCGCTCGCTGCAACTGCCCCGGCAATCGCGCCTGTCCGACGGCACGGACATCATGCTGCGGATGCTCGACCGTTCGCAGATCGAGTCCTTCTTGAACTTCACGCAGTCGCTTTCGGAGCACGATCTGCTGTTCCTGCGCACGGACATCACGAACCCGGGCATCATCGCGGACTGGCTCGACAACATCGACGCCGGTCGCATCAACACGATCGTCGCGGAGCGCGAAGGGCGCATCTACGGCTACGGCAGTTTGCATCTGAGCACAGCGCCGTGGTCGCAGCACGTCGGTGAGCTGCGCGTGCTGATCAGCGACGAGATGCGCGGCAAGGGGCTGGGGCGCGCGCTGACGGAGGCGATCTTCGCGCAGGCGCTTGATGCCGGCATCGAGAAGATGGTGGCGCAGATGACGATCGACCAGAAGGGCGCGATCTCGACGTTCGAGCAGTTGGGCTTCAAGCCGGAGGCGTTGCTCCGCGACCACGTGAAGGACCGGGTGGGCGAGAAGCATGACTTGCTGGTGTACTCGCACGACGTGGCGTCGTTCCAGTCGCAGATGGATGCGTACGGCGTGAGCGAGGTGGCTGGCGGCGGCTAG
- a CDS encoding MBL fold metallo-hydrolase: MGELDVLVVSDGSVTFPATAYFPASTQAAWTAHDRWLDHAGNLTFPYSCFLVRSGDRRVLIDTGVGDVELGVFKGGTLLAELAANGVQPGDVDTVFLTHSHLDHVGTAALKSGGGAPTFPNATYHLTKTEMDFWAGRPVNDFGRHDVREAIASRFEAKEDGDAIVPGVNVIAMPGHTPGHAGLVLSSGDARAFVLGDAISCPVQLTETEWSGAGDVDPAMARRSQEALAREIEGTGALVGAAHFPGLTFGRVMSGEGRRYWEPV; encoded by the coding sequence GTGGGCGAGCTTGATGTGCTTGTGGTGTCGGACGGGTCGGTGACGTTTCCGGCGACGGCATATTTTCCGGCGAGCACGCAGGCAGCGTGGACGGCGCATGATCGGTGGCTCGACCATGCGGGCAATCTGACCTTTCCGTATTCGTGCTTCCTCGTGCGGTCGGGCGACCGTCGGGTGCTGATCGACACGGGCGTGGGCGACGTGGAGCTTGGCGTGTTCAAGGGCGGCACGTTGCTGGCGGAGCTGGCGGCGAACGGCGTGCAGCCGGGTGACGTCGATACTGTGTTTTTGACGCACTCGCATCTCGACCACGTGGGCACGGCGGCGCTGAAGAGCGGCGGCGGGGCGCCGACGTTTCCGAACGCCACGTACCACCTGACGAAGACGGAGATGGACTTTTGGGCGGGGCGGCCGGTCAACGACTTCGGGCGGCACGACGTGCGCGAGGCGATCGCGTCGCGGTTCGAGGCGAAGGAGGACGGCGACGCGATCGTGCCGGGCGTGAACGTGATCGCGATGCCCGGGCACACGCCGGGGCACGCGGGCCTCGTGCTGTCGTCGGGGGACGCGCGGGCGTTCGTGCTGGGGGATGCGATCTCGTGCCCGGTGCAGTTGACGGAGACGGAGTGGTCGGGCGCGGGGGACGTCGACCCGGCGATGGCGCGCCGGTCGCAGGAAGCGCTCGCGCGGGAGATCGAGGGCACGGGAGCGCTGGTGGGTGCGGCGCATTTTCCGGGGCTGACGTTCGGGCGCGTGATGAGCGGGGAGGGGCGGCGGTATTGGGAGCCGGTGTAG
- a CDS encoding acetyl-CoA hydrolase/transferase C-terminal domain-containing protein, whose translation MDWQEIYQQRLTTAAEAVKAVKSGDTVMFSIFPPATLPAALAARKDELRDVTVRLLAPASDPGWLRLPDETHFKVEFELYIGDFARFVTDEKRGTYLPNLFSLGMKAYDQEREDVRVPDVAFCTVSPPNRGGYCHFGANHWVQRSYARRCPTVIAEVSKTLPQVYGDVYIHVSEIDHFVEFKQPPFGPAEFDKATDAIENAERRAGWKQLGAELPDLQILAAISGVMAAVSPDDARRVLGLADPPPEAYPIAGYLRELIKDGDTIQIGTGEPSRGMARLGAFDGRKDLGIHTELGWPGLARMWRDGIVTGRHKEIHTGKTVAAAWTGCDPNDLDIIDGNPHFELYDPEYVLHPRTLTKFDQFVGINNAISVDLLGQINSESVFGGRIINGTGGQPEMHLAGAFSPRGRAITLMASTAMGGGVSKIVPQMDAGSLVTIPRFYADYVITEHGVARLWGKNHRQRAEELIAIAHPDHRDELRKAARELWWP comes from the coding sequence TTGGACTGGCAGGAGATTTACCAGCAGCGGCTGACTACGGCGGCCGAGGCGGTGAAGGCGGTCAAGTCCGGCGATACGGTGATGTTCTCGATCTTCCCGCCTGCGACGTTGCCAGCGGCACTGGCGGCGCGCAAGGACGAACTGCGCGACGTGACGGTGCGGCTGCTGGCGCCCGCTTCGGACCCGGGCTGGCTGCGCCTTCCCGACGAGACGCACTTCAAAGTGGAGTTCGAGCTGTACATCGGCGACTTCGCGCGCTTCGTGACGGATGAGAAGCGCGGGACGTATCTGCCCAACCTGTTTTCGCTGGGGATGAAGGCGTACGACCAGGAGCGCGAGGACGTGCGCGTGCCGGACGTCGCGTTTTGCACCGTGTCGCCGCCGAACCGCGGCGGCTATTGCCACTTCGGCGCCAATCACTGGGTGCAGCGCTCGTACGCGCGGCGCTGTCCGACGGTGATCGCGGAGGTGAGCAAGACGCTGCCGCAGGTGTACGGCGACGTCTACATTCACGTGTCGGAGATCGACCATTTCGTGGAGTTCAAGCAGCCGCCATTCGGGCCGGCGGAGTTCGACAAGGCAACGGACGCGATCGAGAACGCGGAACGTCGCGCCGGGTGGAAGCAGTTGGGCGCGGAACTGCCGGACCTGCAGATCCTTGCGGCTATCTCAGGCGTGATGGCTGCGGTCTCGCCGGACGATGCGCGCCGGGTGCTCGGGCTCGCCGATCCGCCGCCGGAAGCCTATCCGATCGCCGGCTACCTGCGAGAGCTGATTAAGGACGGCGACACGATCCAGATCGGCACGGGCGAGCCATCGCGCGGGATGGCGCGGCTCGGCGCGTTCGACGGCAGGAAGGATCTGGGGATCCACACCGAGCTGGGCTGGCCGGGGCTGGCGCGCATGTGGCGCGACGGCATCGTCACGGGTCGGCACAAGGAGATTCACACGGGCAAGACGGTGGCAGCAGCGTGGACGGGCTGCGACCCCAACGACCTGGACATCATCGACGGCAACCCGCACTTCGAGTTGTACGACCCGGAGTACGTGTTGCACCCGCGGACGCTGACGAAGTTCGACCAGTTTGTGGGGATCAACAACGCGATCAGCGTCGATCTGCTGGGGCAGATCAACTCGGAGAGTGTGTTCGGCGGGCGCATCATCAACGGTACGGGCGGGCAACCGGAGATGCATCTTGCGGGCGCGTTTTCGCCGCGCGGGCGCGCGATCACGCTGATGGCATCGACGGCGATGGGGGGCGGCGTATCGAAGATCGTGCCGCAGATGGATGCGGGCTCGCTGGTGACGATACCGCGTTTTTACGCGGACTACGTGATCACGGAGCACGGCGTCGCGCGGTTGTGGGGGAAGAACCACCGTCAGCGTGCGGAGGAGTTGATCGCGATCGCGCATCCGGACCATCGCGACGAGTTGCGGAAGGCGGCGCGGGAGCTGTGGTGGCCGTGA
- a CDS encoding hotdog fold thioesterase codes for MDAAIGAALPMKSVEYSKDRVVMTMEVTSRTHQPMGILHGGASVVLAESAASTGAGLNCPPGKVAVGQEINANHIRPKRSGTLRAVAEPLHIGRTSQVWSIDIRDEDGKLVCVSRCTLAVIDAPPEPASS; via the coding sequence ATGGATGCCGCCATCGGCGCCGCCCTGCCGATGAAATCCGTCGAGTATTCGAAAGATCGCGTCGTCATGACGATGGAAGTGACGTCCCGCACGCATCAGCCCATGGGCATCCTGCACGGCGGCGCGTCCGTCGTCCTTGCCGAAAGCGCCGCATCGACGGGCGCCGGCCTCAACTGCCCGCCCGGCAAGGTCGCCGTCGGCCAGGAGATCAACGCCAATCACATCCGCCCGAAGCGCTCCGGCACCCTGCGCGCCGTCGCCGAGCCTCTGCACATCGGCCGCACGAGCCAGGTCTGGTCGATCGACATCCGCGACGAAGACGGCAAACTCGTCTGCGTCTCCCGCTGCACCCTCGCCGTCATCGACGCCCCGCCGGAACCTGCGTCATCCTGA
- a CDS encoding alpha/beta fold hydrolase: MTTRTAELDTAGYQPTNRPLWLEAFFPLDWVALRVSPVYYGFGIQRGNGEPVVLVPGFLGSDRYLTEMHLWLRRIGYRPYFSGIGRNVDCPELLTQRLLMTIEQAHTETGMPVTLIGHSLGGMLARAAAHRSPTIVKQVIAMGSPFREVRAHPLVLSAANFVRSNIVRERRRQVTRDCFTPQCECAFVRTLKEEEELGATPFQRSAIYSKVDGVVDWRSCVEEDDELNREVTATHIGMAFNPDVYCTVAKLLAGVQG, encoded by the coding sequence GTGACGACACGCACCGCCGAACTTGATACGGCCGGCTATCAGCCCACGAACCGTCCCCTCTGGCTCGAGGCGTTCTTCCCCCTCGACTGGGTAGCACTGCGGGTGTCCCCCGTCTATTACGGGTTTGGCATCCAGCGCGGCAACGGCGAGCCGGTCGTGCTGGTGCCGGGGTTCCTGGGCTCAGACCGCTATCTCACGGAAATGCATCTCTGGCTGCGGCGGATCGGCTACCGGCCGTACTTCTCGGGCATCGGCCGCAACGTCGACTGTCCGGAGTTGCTGACGCAGCGCCTCCTGATGACGATCGAGCAGGCACATACGGAAACGGGCATGCCGGTAACGCTCATCGGCCACAGCCTGGGCGGCATGCTGGCGCGGGCGGCAGCGCATCGTTCGCCGACGATCGTCAAGCAGGTGATCGCGATGGGTTCGCCGTTCCGCGAGGTGCGTGCGCACCCGTTGGTGCTTTCGGCGGCCAACTTTGTGCGGTCGAACATCGTCCGCGAGCGGCGGCGGCAGGTGACGCGCGACTGTTTTACGCCGCAGTGCGAGTGCGCTTTTGTGCGGACGCTGAAGGAAGAAGAAGAGCTTGGCGCGACGCCCTTCCAGCGCAGCGCGATTTATTCGAAGGTAGACGGTGTCGTCGACTGGCGCTCGTGCGTCGAAGAGGACGACGAACTGAACCGCGAGGTGACGGCGACGCACATCGGCATGGCGTTCAATCCGGACGTGTACTGCACGGTGGCGAAGTTGCTCGCGGGGGTGCAGGGTTAG